In Nocardioides sp. JQ2195, a genomic segment contains:
- a CDS encoding oxidoreductase — translation MSSVTNDPLAALGELEGLPSGFAATRDGVDALLRDRGLRKTPPQLTTESVLRGACASGILEGSGSSPDEIRSGTGDETAQAAVRVSTEMLSLVPVLKTAPLQAFARLHALAATGILRDDQLGRPRDGESADRLRTLSQRLLSPTAAPAMLVAAIVHADLATGAPFASHNGLVARAAERLVLVARGVDEKSLLVPEAAHLRLRAEYESNLRAYAQASGTNGVHAWLLYATEAYTVAAEESPLRD, via the coding sequence ATGAGCAGTGTCACGAACGACCCGTTGGCCGCACTGGGGGAGCTCGAGGGCCTCCCCTCGGGGTTCGCGGCGACCCGCGACGGCGTCGACGCCCTGTTGCGTGACCGGGGCCTGCGCAAGACGCCTCCCCAGCTGACCACCGAGTCGGTGCTGCGGGGGGCCTGCGCCAGCGGGATCCTCGAGGGATCCGGCTCCTCTCCCGACGAGATCAGGTCGGGGACGGGTGACGAGACGGCGCAGGCCGCCGTCCGCGTCTCCACCGAGATGCTCTCCCTCGTTCCGGTGCTGAAGACCGCGCCGCTGCAGGCGTTCGCTCGCCTGCACGCCCTGGCGGCGACGGGCATCCTGCGCGACGACCAGCTCGGCCGGCCGCGCGACGGGGAGTCCGCGGACCGCTTGCGCACGCTCTCCCAGCGGCTGCTCAGCCCGACCGCCGCCCCCGCGATGCTGGTGGCCGCGATCGTGCACGCCGACCTGGCCACGGGTGCGCCGTTCGCTTCCCACAACGGGCTGGTGGCGCGCGCCGCCGAGCGCCTGGTGCTGGTGGCCAGGGGGGTCGACGAGAAGTCGCTCCTGGTGCCGGAGGCAGCCCACCTGAGGCTGCGCGCCGAGTACGAGTCGAACCTGCGGGCCTACGCGCAGGCGTCGGGAACGAACGGCGTCCACGCCTGGTTGCTCTACGCCACCGAGGCCTACACGGTGGCGGCCGAGGAGAGCCCCCTGAGGGATTGA
- a CDS encoding class I SAM-dependent methyltransferase: protein MDQQIAPQDRPDFPEEAVRWLLGATPRTVLVLDDAAIAAAFADYGHDVTEVRGSAEELPFPPRSIDVVVAPHGVPDDLASITKVLRPGGQLALICNERDQRIPWARKLDQSIGAPNAGDEPARDLVNSTLFGFVSDASFRYWQVVNHISLEALVRAELRHLDDAEADRRTAAALDLYADYGRGADGMQLPWVSRCFKATVVENAWAPPHSIDEERASGSEDGDESGTEASQEPPAPQDGSDSDLLLIDFR, encoded by the coding sequence ATGGACCAGCAGATCGCGCCGCAGGATCGCCCGGACTTCCCCGAGGAAGCCGTGCGTTGGTTGCTCGGTGCCACACCGCGCACGGTTCTGGTGCTCGACGACGCTGCCATCGCAGCCGCGTTCGCCGACTACGGCCACGACGTGACCGAGGTCCGGGGCAGTGCCGAGGAGCTGCCGTTCCCGCCCCGGTCCATCGACGTGGTGGTCGCCCCGCACGGCGTGCCGGACGACCTGGCGTCGATCACCAAGGTGCTGCGCCCGGGCGGCCAGCTCGCCCTGATCTGCAACGAACGCGACCAGCGCATCCCGTGGGCCCGCAAGCTCGACCAGTCGATCGGTGCGCCGAACGCCGGCGACGAGCCGGCCAGGGACCTCGTGAACTCGACGCTGTTCGGCTTCGTCAGCGACGCCTCGTTCCGCTACTGGCAGGTGGTCAACCACATCTCCCTCGAGGCACTGGTCCGGGCCGAGCTGCGCCACCTCGACGACGCCGAGGCCGATCGGCGTACGGCGGCCGCCCTCGACCTGTACGCCGACTACGGCCGGGGTGCGGACGGGATGCAGCTGCCGTGGGTGAGTCGCTGCTTCAAGGCGACCGTGGTCGAGAACGCGTGGGCGCCGCCGCACTCCATCGACGAGGAACGGGCGAGCGGCTCCGAGGACGGCGACGAGAGCGGGACCGAGGCATCGCAGGAGCCGCCGGCACCCCAGGACGGCTCCGACTCCGACCTGCTGCTCATCGACTTCCGCTGA
- a CDS encoding histidine kinase, translating into MFGRRRGHLGSEADRATFRTLHTASLASPALREGLTVTSAERSVRHLRALLGSPAVAITDTAELLAWDGADDHHTHQCSDIIATVVEHGSTRVAGHRELPCDRPTCQIRYAVISPLVVEDRIVGTFQVFTGDATAGLVRAADEVASWVSGQLELAELGASRNRLMEAEVRALRAQISPHFIYNSLGAIASFVRTDPDRARELLLEFADFTRYSFRRHGEFTTLAEELRSVERYLLLEQARFGDRLAVTLRIAPEVLPVAVPFLCIQPLVENAVRHGLAEKGDGQITIIARDQDAECVIEVEDNGAGEDPERVRRALAGDVELDSVGLGNVDVRLRDTFGDDYGLVVETAPGAGTRVIVRVPKFAPGVHP; encoded by the coding sequence ATGTTCGGACGACGGCGTGGCCACCTGGGCTCCGAGGCCGACCGCGCCACGTTCCGCACCCTGCACACCGCGTCGCTGGCCTCACCGGCACTGCGGGAGGGCCTGACGGTCACCAGCGCGGAGCGCAGCGTCCGGCACCTGCGTGCACTGCTGGGGTCCCCGGCGGTGGCGATCACCGACACGGCCGAGCTCCTGGCCTGGGACGGCGCCGACGACCACCACACCCACCAGTGCTCCGACATCATCGCCACGGTCGTCGAGCACGGCAGCACCCGGGTGGCCGGCCACCGCGAGCTCCCGTGTGACCGACCCACCTGCCAGATCCGCTACGCGGTGATCTCCCCGCTGGTCGTCGAGGACCGCATCGTCGGCACGTTCCAGGTGTTCACCGGTGATGCCACGGCCGGTCTCGTCCGGGCCGCCGACGAGGTGGCGAGCTGGGTCTCGGGACAGCTCGAGCTCGCCGAGCTCGGGGCCTCCCGCAACCGGCTGATGGAGGCTGAGGTCCGTGCCCTGCGCGCCCAGATCAGCCCGCACTTCATCTACAACTCACTCGGCGCGATCGCCAGCTTCGTGCGCACCGACCCGGACCGGGCACGCGAGCTGTTGCTGGAGTTCGCCGACTTCACGCGCTACTCCTTCCGTCGGCACGGAGAGTTCACCACGCTGGCCGAGGAGCTGCGCTCGGTCGAGCGCTACCTGCTGCTCGAGCAGGCCCGCTTCGGGGATCGTCTCGCAGTCACCCTCAGGATCGCGCCCGAGGTGCTCCCGGTCGCCGTACCGTTCCTCTGCATACAGCCGCTCGTCGAGAACGCCGTCCGTCACGGCCTCGCCGAGAAGGGCGACGGCCAGATCACCATCATCGCCCGCGACCAGGACGCCGAGTGCGTGATCGAGGTCGAGGACAACGGTGCCGGCGAGGACCCCGAGCGGGTACGCCGAGCGCTGGCCGGCGACGTCGAGCTCGACTCGGTCGGTCTCGGGAACGTCGACGTACGCCTGCGCGACACCTTCGGGGACGACTACGGCCTGGTCGTGGAGACCGCCCCCGGAGCCGGCACCCGCGTGATCGTCCGAGTCCCCAAGTTCGCCCCGGGAGTCCACCCATGA
- a CDS encoding LytTR family DNA-binding domain-containing protein, with the protein MTALKALVIDDERPALDEITFLLERHPDVASVRAVDSATEGLRILQESEIDVIFLDIQMPGLTGVELAQVLTRFRNPPPIVFVTAHEQHAVDAFELRALDYVLKPVREERLAEAVRRVVEGSAQPATTSDEQIAVERGGVTRFVHRGDITHVEAQGDYARLHLADDSYLLRTPLTQLEEQWGPAGFLRIHRSLLVALAHIKEVHMEGGRCTVRVGNGTDLVVSRRHTPALRDLLSRGRP; encoded by the coding sequence ATGACCGCTCTCAAGGCGCTCGTCATCGACGACGAGCGACCGGCCCTCGACGAGATCACCTTCCTGCTCGAGCGCCATCCCGACGTGGCCTCGGTGCGCGCGGTCGACTCCGCCACGGAGGGGCTGCGCATCCTCCAGGAGTCGGAGATCGACGTGATCTTCCTCGACATCCAGATGCCCGGGCTGACCGGTGTCGAGCTGGCCCAGGTGCTCACCCGGTTCCGCAACCCACCACCGATCGTCTTCGTCACCGCCCACGAGCAGCACGCCGTGGACGCCTTCGAGCTGCGCGCACTCGACTACGTGCTCAAGCCGGTGCGGGAGGAACGCCTGGCCGAGGCCGTACGCCGAGTGGTCGAGGGATCCGCACAGCCGGCGACCACCTCCGACGAACAGATCGCGGTGGAGCGAGGCGGCGTGACCCGGTTCGTCCACCGCGGCGACATCACCCACGTGGAGGCCCAGGGCGACTACGCGCGACTGCACCTCGCAGATGACTCCTACCTGTTGCGCACGCCCCTGACCCAGCTCGAGGAGCAGTGGGGCCCGGCCGGGTTCCTGCGGATCCACCGCTCGCTGCTCGTGGCGCTCGCGCACATCAAGGAGGTGCACATGGAGGGCGGACGGTGCACCGTCCGCGTGGGCAACGGCACCGACCTGGTGGTCAGCCGCAGGCACACCCCGGCCCTGCGCGACCTGTTGAGCCGGGGTCGACCGTGA
- a CDS encoding cation acetate symporter, producing MITSVPSVVAVVLVAVATLAIGTWGLRLSRTTSDFFVASRTVRPALNASAIGGEYLSAASFLGVAGLVLVFGADMLWYPVGWTAGYLVLLVLVAAPLRRSGAYTLPDFAEARLASSKVRTTCTLMVVAIGWLYLVPQFQGAGITLESATGAPPWLGAVVVATVVLVNVLSGGMRSITFVQAFQYWLKLTALLVPAIVLVGVWLGDGRPAPDGSTNGHWALPLAEGGAQGLYLTWSLIIATFLGTMGLPHVVVRFYTNPDGRAARRTTVVVLGLLGAFYLLPPIYAELGRVYGERADPNVLVLDLPRLMLPGTGGELLSALVTAGAFAAFLSTSSGLSVAVTGVLTQDVFRGPHFTGVRAFRAAAVIAVVTPCVAAVAAPDLGIAKAVGLAFAVAASTFCPLLVLGIWWRGLSDVGAMAGLGAGFVSSGLGVAYSLSPYSTTGWVDVLLSQPAAWSVPLAFTTMYVVSRATASRVPPHVRRFMVRLHTPEAVELDRG from the coding sequence ATGATCACCTCGGTGCCCAGTGTGGTCGCGGTCGTGCTGGTCGCCGTCGCGACGCTGGCGATCGGGACCTGGGGGTTGCGGCTCTCGCGCACCACCAGCGACTTCTTCGTCGCCTCGCGCACCGTGCGCCCGGCGCTCAACGCCTCAGCGATCGGCGGCGAGTACCTCTCCGCCGCCTCGTTCCTGGGAGTCGCGGGGCTGGTGCTGGTCTTCGGTGCCGACATGCTCTGGTACCCGGTCGGCTGGACCGCGGGCTACCTCGTGCTGCTGGTGCTGGTGGCCGCCCCCCTGCGTCGTTCCGGTGCCTACACGCTGCCCGACTTCGCCGAGGCCAGGCTCGCGTCGTCGAAGGTGCGCACCACGTGCACGCTGATGGTGGTGGCCATCGGCTGGCTCTACCTGGTGCCCCAGTTCCAGGGAGCCGGCATCACCCTCGAGTCGGCAACCGGGGCTCCTCCCTGGTTGGGCGCCGTGGTGGTCGCCACGGTGGTGCTGGTCAACGTGCTCTCCGGCGGCATGCGCAGCATCACGTTCGTCCAGGCCTTCCAGTACTGGCTCAAGCTCACGGCGCTGCTGGTCCCGGCCATCGTCCTCGTCGGGGTGTGGCTCGGTGACGGTCGGCCCGCACCGGACGGCTCGACGAACGGACACTGGGCCCTGCCCCTCGCGGAGGGCGGAGCCCAGGGCCTCTACCTGACCTGGTCGCTGATCATCGCGACGTTCCTCGGCACCATGGGCCTCCCGCACGTCGTGGTCCGGTTCTACACGAACCCCGACGGGCGAGCGGCCCGGCGAACGACGGTGGTCGTGCTGGGGCTCTTGGGCGCCTTCTACCTGCTGCCGCCGATCTATGCCGAGCTCGGCCGGGTCTACGGCGAGCGCGCCGACCCCAACGTCCTGGTCCTCGACCTGCCCCGGCTGATGCTCCCCGGCACCGGCGGCGAGCTGTTGTCGGCACTCGTCACCGCGGGCGCGTTCGCGGCGTTCCTGTCCACCTCCTCGGGGCTCTCGGTCGCGGTGACGGGCGTGCTCACCCAAGACGTGTTCCGTGGTCCGCACTTCACCGGCGTGCGTGCCTTCCGGGCCGCCGCGGTGATCGCCGTGGTCACCCCCTGCGTGGCGGCCGTCGCCGCACCCGACCTGGGGATCGCCAAGGCGGTCGGGTTGGCCTTCGCGGTCGCTGCGTCGACCTTCTGCCCGCTCCTGGTCCTGGGCATCTGGTGGCGCGGCCTCTCCGACGTCGGCGCGATGGCCGGGCTCGGCGCGGGCTTCGTGTCCTCCGGCCTGGGGGTCGCCTACTCGTTGAGCCCCTACTCCACGACCGGCTGGGTCGACGTACTCCTCAGCCAGCCTGCGGCCTGGTCGGTGCCGCTGGCCTTCACCACGATGTACGTCGTGTCCCGGGCGACCGCGTCCAGGGTGCCCCCGCACGTCCGGCGATTCATGGTGCGCCTGCACACCCCGGAGGCCGTGGAGCTCGACCGAGGCTGA
- a CDS encoding DUF485 domain-containing protein, which yields MTEPNGVHQRSQHPIYQELHDSDDFGELRRRYRTFVIPWTVAFLAWYLLYVVMSNWAGGFMNTKLVGHINVALVFGLLQFASTFLIAWLYARHMNRHVDPLARQLEARYDAAIKGEGTHA from the coding sequence GTGACCGAGCCGAATGGCGTGCACCAACGCTCGCAACACCCGATCTACCAAGAGCTCCACGACTCCGACGACTTCGGCGAGCTCCGGCGTCGCTACCGCACCTTCGTGATCCCGTGGACGGTGGCCTTCCTGGCCTGGTACCTGCTCTACGTGGTCATGTCGAACTGGGCAGGTGGCTTCATGAACACCAAGCTCGTCGGCCACATCAACGTGGCCCTGGTCTTCGGGCTCCTGCAGTTCGCCTCGACGTTCCTGATCGCCTGGCTCTATGCCCGGCACATGAACCGCCACGTCGACCCACTGGCCCGCCAGCTCGAGGCCCGCTACGACGCGGCCATCAAGGGAGAGGGGACCCACGCATGA
- a CDS encoding cation acetate symporter yields MNGTELLTACLFVGVVLITVGITFWASRQTSGTANFYAGGRQFSGFQNGMAVSGDYMSAASFLGISGLIALNGYDGFLYSIGFLVAWLVALLLVAELLRNSGRYTMADQLAYRMKQRPVRTAAASSTVIVSIFYLLAQMVGAGALVTLLLGVESELMKAVVIALVGLLMIFYVTVGGMKGTTWVQIVKAVLLMTGTILITFLVLAKFDFNLSELLGAASENTGKGEAFLQPGLKYGVDLTSQMDFISLGIALVLGTAGLPHILIRFYTVPTAKAARTSVMWAIGLIGAFYLMTLVLGFGAAAMLDTGAGSKVAESKGNLASPLLAEAVGGGHGSAGGAILLALISAVAFATILAVVAGLTLTSASSVAHDLYANVFKKGTATEQDEVKVARISAFVIGGIAIALAIPAQKLNIAFLVALAFAVAASANLPSLIYNLFWRRFNTRGATWAIYGGLISCLVLVASSPVVSGKLNPDGTNAALLPASIDFSWFPLENPGIISIPLGFFFGWLGTVTSKEVESEAAYDELEVRALTGSGAEVAVPD; encoded by the coding sequence ATGAACGGCACCGAGCTCCTCACCGCCTGCCTCTTCGTGGGCGTCGTCCTGATCACCGTCGGCATCACCTTCTGGGCCAGCCGCCAGACGTCGGGCACCGCGAACTTCTACGCCGGCGGTCGTCAGTTCTCCGGCTTCCAGAACGGGATGGCGGTCTCCGGTGACTACATGTCGGCCGCGTCCTTCCTCGGGATCTCCGGCCTGATCGCCCTCAACGGCTACGACGGCTTCCTCTACTCCATCGGGTTCCTGGTGGCCTGGCTGGTGGCCCTGCTGCTGGTGGCCGAGCTGCTGCGCAACTCGGGTCGCTACACGATGGCCGACCAGCTCGCCTACCGGATGAAGCAACGCCCGGTGCGCACGGCCGCGGCCAGCTCCACCGTGATCGTGTCGATCTTCTACCTGCTCGCCCAGATGGTCGGCGCGGGCGCACTCGTGACGCTGCTCCTCGGCGTCGAGAGCGAGCTGATGAAGGCCGTCGTGATCGCGCTCGTCGGCCTGCTGATGATCTTCTACGTCACCGTCGGCGGCATGAAGGGCACCACCTGGGTGCAGATCGTCAAGGCCGTGCTGCTGATGACCGGCACCATCCTGATCACCTTCCTGGTGCTCGCCAAGTTCGACTTCAACCTCTCCGAGCTGCTCGGGGCCGCCTCGGAGAACACCGGCAAGGGCGAGGCGTTCCTGCAACCCGGCCTGAAGTACGGCGTCGACCTGACCAGCCAGATGGACTTCATCTCGCTCGGCATCGCTCTGGTCCTCGGCACCGCCGGGCTCCCGCACATCCTGATCCGCTTCTACACCGTGCCGACCGCCAAGGCGGCCCGCACCTCGGTGATGTGGGCGATCGGCCTGATCGGCGCGTTCTACCTGATGACGCTGGTGCTGGGCTTCGGTGCGGCAGCCATGCTCGACACCGGCGCCGGCAGCAAGGTCGCCGAGAGCAAGGGAAACCTGGCCTCACCGCTGCTGGCCGAGGCCGTCGGCGGCGGACACGGCAGCGCAGGTGGCGCCATCCTCCTGGCCCTGATCTCCGCAGTCGCGTTCGCCACGATCCTCGCGGTCGTGGCCGGGCTGACCCTGACCTCCGCCTCGTCCGTGGCGCACGACCTCTACGCCAACGTGTTCAAGAAGGGCACCGCCACCGAGCAGGACGAGGTCAAGGTGGCGCGGATCTCCGCCTTCGTGATCGGTGGCATCGCGATCGCCCTCGCCATCCCGGCACAGAAGCTGAACATCGCCTTCCTGGTCGCCCTGGCCTTCGCGGTCGCGGCGTCGGCGAACCTGCCGTCGCTGATCTACAACCTCTTCTGGAGGCGGTTCAACACCCGCGGTGCCACGTGGGCGATCTACGGCGGACTGATCTCCTGCCTGGTGCTGGTGGCCTCCTCCCCGGTGGTCTCCGGCAAGCTCAACCCCGACGGGACGAACGCAGCGCTGCTGCCGGCGAGCATCGACTTCTCGTGGTTCCCGTTGGAGAACCCCGGCATCATCTCGATCCCGCTGGGCTTCTTCTTCGGCTGGCTCGGCACCGTCACCTCGAAGGAGGTCGAGTCCGAGGCGGCGTACGACGAGCTCGAGGTCCGCGCCCTCACGGGTTCGGGCGCTGAGGTGGCCGTCCCCGACTGA
- the acs gene encoding acetate--CoA ligase — MTSEALSNLSHEDRRFPPPEDLAASANVKADAYDAATADFEGFWAEQADRLDWGQKWDRVLNWDDPPFAKWFEGGTINASVNCVDRHVQAGNGDKVAIHWVGEPEDDSRDITYAQLQDEVNKAANALTSLGVTKGDRVAIYLPMIPECVFTMLACARLGAPHTVVFGGFSADALASRVEDCGAKVVVTSDGGYRRGAPSALKPAVDDAVAKLADGEHAVEHVLVVRRTGQDVAWNDDVDVWWHDVVDDQSTEHEPEMHDAEHPLYVMYTSGTTGKPKGILHTTGGYLVGTSYTHWAVFDLKPDTDVYWCTADVGWVTGHSYMVYGPLANGATQVMYEGTPDSPHKGRWWEIIEKYGVTIFYTAPTAIRTFMKWGREIPDKFDLSSVRVLGSVGEPINPEAYVWYRDTIGAGKTPVVDTWWQTETGQILISPLPGVTEAKPGSAMTPLPGIDADVVNDEGESVPDGSGGYLILRKPWPAMLRTIWGDDERYKDTYWSRWPNVYFAGDGAKKDEDGDIWVLGRVDDVMNVSGHRLSTTEIESALVSHPKVAEAAVVGASDEMTGQAPCAFVILRETAVEEADEPGEGADLVQELRNHVAKEIGAIAKPRQILIVPELPKTRSGKIMRRLLRDVAENREIGDVTTLADSSVMNLIQSGMSGSSDE, encoded by the coding sequence GTGACTAGCGAAGCCCTTTCGAATCTGAGCCACGAGGATCGTCGGTTCCCCCCTCCGGAAGACCTTGCCGCATCGGCGAACGTGAAGGCCGACGCCTACGACGCCGCGACCGCCGACTTCGAGGGCTTCTGGGCCGAGCAGGCCGACCGGCTCGACTGGGGCCAGAAGTGGGACCGGGTGCTCAACTGGGACGACCCGCCCTTCGCGAAGTGGTTCGAGGGCGGCACGATCAACGCCTCCGTCAACTGCGTCGACCGCCACGTGCAGGCCGGCAACGGTGACAAGGTCGCCATCCACTGGGTCGGCGAGCCCGAGGACGACAGTCGCGACATCACCTACGCCCAGCTGCAGGACGAGGTCAACAAGGCCGCCAACGCCCTGACCTCCTTGGGTGTCACCAAGGGCGACCGGGTCGCGATCTACCTGCCGATGATCCCCGAGTGCGTGTTCACCATGCTGGCCTGCGCCCGCCTCGGCGCACCGCACACCGTCGTCTTCGGCGGCTTCTCCGCGGACGCCCTGGCCTCCCGGGTCGAGGACTGCGGCGCCAAGGTGGTCGTCACCTCCGACGGCGGCTACCGCCGTGGTGCGCCCTCCGCCCTCAAGCCCGCCGTCGACGACGCCGTCGCCAAGCTGGCCGACGGGGAGCACGCGGTCGAGCACGTCCTCGTCGTACGCCGTACCGGCCAGGACGTGGCCTGGAACGACGACGTCGACGTGTGGTGGCACGACGTGGTCGATGACCAGTCGACCGAGCACGAGCCCGAGATGCACGACGCGGAGCACCCGCTCTACGTCATGTACACCTCGGGCACGACCGGCAAGCCGAAGGGCATCCTGCACACCACCGGCGGCTACCTGGTCGGGACGTCGTACACGCACTGGGCGGTCTTCGACCTCAAGCCCGACACCGACGTCTACTGGTGCACGGCCGACGTCGGCTGGGTGACCGGCCACTCCTACATGGTCTACGGCCCGCTCGCCAACGGCGCCACCCAGGTGATGTACGAAGGCACCCCTGACAGCCCGCACAAGGGCCGCTGGTGGGAGATCATCGAGAAGTACGGCGTAACGATCTTCTACACCGCTCCGACCGCGATCCGCACGTTCATGAAGTGGGGTCGCGAGATCCCGGACAAGTTCGACCTGTCCTCGGTGCGGGTGCTGGGCTCGGTGGGCGAGCCGATCAACCCGGAGGCCTACGTCTGGTACCGCGACACGATCGGCGCCGGGAAGACCCCCGTCGTCGACACGTGGTGGCAGACCGAGACGGGCCAGATCCTGATCTCCCCGCTGCCGGGCGTCACCGAGGCCAAGCCCGGCTCGGCGATGACTCCCCTGCCGGGCATCGATGCCGACGTCGTCAACGACGAGGGTGAGTCGGTGCCCGACGGGTCCGGTGGCTACCTGATCCTGCGCAAGCCGTGGCCGGCCATGCTGCGCACCATCTGGGGCGACGACGAACGCTACAAGGACACCTACTGGTCGCGCTGGCCCAACGTCTACTTCGCCGGCGACGGCGCCAAGAAGGACGAGGACGGCGACATCTGGGTGCTGGGTCGCGTCGACGACGTGATGAACGTGTCCGGGCACCGACTCTCCACCACGGAGATCGAGTCGGCGCTGGTCTCGCACCCCAAGGTCGCGGAGGCCGCAGTGGTCGGTGCGAGCGACGAGATGACGGGCCAGGCCCCGTGCGCGTTCGTGATCCTGAGGGAGACCGCGGTCGAGGAGGCAGACGAACCCGGCGAGGGGGCTGACCTGGTGCAGGAGCTCCGCAACCACGTGGCCAAGGAGATCGGTGCGATCGCCAAGCCACGCCAGATCCTCATCGTTCCCGAGCTGCCCAAGACCCGGTCGGGCAAGATCATGCGCCGCCTCCTGCGCGACGTGGCCGAGAATCGCGAGATCGGTGACGTGACGACCCTGGCCGACTCCTCGGTGATGAACCTGATCCAGTCGGGCATGTCGGGCAGCTCCGACGAGTAG
- a CDS encoding Crp/Fnr family transcriptional regulator has product MDNDVLRQAPLFSALDDEAATALRSSMAESRLRRGEVLFHEGDAGDKLYIVLDGKVKLGRTSADGRENLLAILGPGQMFGELSLFDPGPRSATVTTVTDAAFASLSHEDLLRWLEGRPVVAHGLLSQIAARLRKANDVNADLVFSDVPGRVAKALLDLADRFGRTADDGVHVHHDLTQEELAQLVGASRETVNKALADFASRGWLRLEPRSVVIMDIERLSRRAR; this is encoded by the coding sequence GTGGACAACGACGTGCTTCGTCAGGCCCCGCTCTTCAGTGCGCTCGACGATGAGGCAGCCACGGCACTGCGGTCGTCCATGGCCGAATCCCGGCTCCGTCGTGGGGAGGTGCTCTTCCATGAAGGTGATGCCGGCGACAAGCTCTACATCGTCCTCGACGGCAAGGTGAAGCTGGGTCGCACCTCAGCGGACGGACGCGAGAACCTCCTGGCGATCCTCGGCCCGGGCCAGATGTTCGGTGAGCTCTCGCTCTTCGACCCGGGGCCGCGCTCGGCCACCGTCACGACGGTCACCGACGCCGCGTTCGCCTCGTTGTCCCACGAAGACCTGCTGCGCTGGCTCGAGGGCCGTCCCGTCGTGGCGCACGGACTCCTGTCCCAGATCGCGGCTCGTCTGCGCAAGGCCAACGACGTCAACGCCGACCTGGTCTTCTCCGACGTGCCCGGCCGTGTGGCCAAGGCACTCCTCGACCTGGCCGACCGTTTCGGGCGCACCGCCGACGACGGCGTGCACGTCCACCACGACCTGACCCAGGAGGAGCTGGCCCAGCTCGTCGGCGCCTCCCGCGAGACCGTCAACAAGGCGCTGGCCGACTTCGCATCGCGCGGCTGGCTCCGTCTCGAGCCGCGCTCCGTGGTGATCATGGACATCGAACGGCTCTCCCGCCGCGCCCGCTGA
- the nth gene encoding endonuclease III, with protein MPQTPSQTALVRRARKIDRVLGATYPDAKCELDFANPFELLVVTVLSAQTTDKRVNAVRPTLFAAYPDAATMAGAERADLEQIVGPLGFFRAKTESLLKLSAALVENHGGEVPPRLDALVKLPGVGRKTANVVLGNAFDIPGITVDTHFGRLVRRFGWTEETDPVKVEHAVGALFPKRDWTMLSHHVIWHGRRICHARKPACGACPVARWCPAYGEGPTDAGEAAKLVRTEGRA; from the coding sequence GTGCCACAGACTCCTTCGCAGACGGCCTTGGTGCGCCGGGCCCGCAAGATCGATCGGGTCCTCGGTGCAACCTACCCCGACGCCAAGTGTGAACTCGACTTCGCCAACCCGTTCGAGCTCCTGGTCGTCACGGTGCTGAGTGCGCAGACGACGGACAAGCGTGTCAACGCGGTGCGTCCGACGTTGTTCGCCGCCTATCCCGACGCTGCCACGATGGCCGGGGCCGAGCGCGCCGACCTCGAGCAGATCGTCGGCCCACTCGGGTTCTTCCGCGCCAAGACCGAGTCACTCCTCAAGCTCAGCGCTGCCCTGGTGGAGAACCACGGTGGCGAGGTGCCGCCCAGGCTGGACGCCCTGGTCAAGCTCCCAGGAGTCGGCCGCAAGACCGCCAATGTCGTGCTGGGCAACGCCTTCGACATCCCCGGCATCACCGTCGACACCCACTTCGGCCGCCTGGTCCGTCGCTTCGGGTGGACCGAGGAGACCGATCCGGTGAAGGTCGAGCACGCCGTCGGCGCACTGTTCCCCAAGCGCGACTGGACGATGCTTTCGCACCACGTCATCTGGCACGGCCGGCGCATCTGCCATGCCCGCAAGCCCGCCTGCGGAGCCTGCCCGGTCGCGCGCTGGTGCCCGGCGTACGGCGAGGGTCCGACCGACGCGGGCGAGGCGGCCAAGCTGGTCCGCACCGAGGGACGGGCATGA